Proteins encoded within one genomic window of Candidatus Latescibacter sp.:
- the asnS gene encoding asparagine--tRNA ligase: MIEYDLIRHIPIISEGPVRIMGWVTHIRSSGKLIFIEVRDGTGVIQCVIFKGDVAEQIFDMSKKLTLESSLIIDGIIRRDSRSKMGYEIGVTHIEPIQIPSEEFPISQKEHGIAFLLEKRHLWLRSSRQVAILRVRAAIIKAVRDFLDNQGFILFDTPIFTPAACEGTTTLFETRYFEENVYLTQSGQLYNEAGAMALGRVYSFGPTFRAEKSKTRRHLTEFWMVEPEAAFFDLDMDMDLAQNLVMHIVKTVLENNRAELEVLERDIGQLDKVSLPFPRISYDEAVKLLNENTIPTAWGDDFGGDEETVISRNFSSPVFIHRYPSASKAFYMKADPIRPEVALCCDMIAPEGYGEIIGGGQREDDYDRLLGKLHAHGLNVEPFEWYLDLRKFGTVPHAGFGMGIERTVAWICGLKHVRETIPFPRLMDRIRP, encoded by the coding sequence ATGATAGAGTATGATCTCATACGACATATTCCAATAATCAGCGAAGGCCCGGTCCGTATAATGGGTTGGGTAACGCATATCAGATCGAGTGGAAAACTTATTTTTATCGAGGTAAGGGATGGAACTGGCGTCATTCAATGCGTCATTTTCAAAGGTGATGTGGCGGAACAAATATTCGATATGTCAAAAAAGCTGACGCTTGAATCATCATTAATTATTGACGGCATTATCAGACGCGACAGCCGTTCAAAAATGGGATATGAAATTGGAGTCACTCATATTGAGCCTATCCAGATACCATCCGAAGAATTTCCCATTTCTCAGAAGGAGCATGGGATTGCGTTTCTTCTTGAAAAACGCCATCTCTGGCTGCGCTCATCCCGTCAGGTCGCCATTCTCCGTGTGCGGGCCGCCATAATCAAAGCGGTGAGAGATTTTCTTGACAATCAGGGATTTATCCTGTTTGATACCCCCATTTTTACGCCTGCGGCGTGCGAAGGGACGACCACGCTTTTTGAAACAAGGTATTTTGAAGAGAACGTTTACCTTACCCAAAGCGGCCAGCTTTATAACGAAGCCGGGGCAATGGCGTTAGGCCGGGTATATTCTTTCGGCCCGACTTTCCGTGCGGAAAAATCCAAGACCCGCCGTCATCTTACCGAGTTCTGGATGGTGGAACCGGAGGCTGCTTTTTTTGATCTGGATATGGATATGGATCTGGCACAGAATCTTGTTATGCATATCGTTAAAACCGTGTTGGAAAATAATCGCGCGGAACTTGAGGTTTTGGAGCGGGATATCGGTCAATTGGATAAGGTTTCCCTTCCTTTTCCCAGAATCAGCTATGACGAAGCAGTAAAGCTTCTTAACGAAAATACCATTCCGACTGCATGGGGCGATGATTTCGGCGGGGACGAGGAGACGGTTATTTCCCGGAACTTTTCAAGTCCGGTTTTTATTCATCGCTATCCTTCAGCCAGTAAAGCGTTTTATATGAAAGCAGATCCCATTCGCCCGGAAGTTGCCCTTTGCTGCGATATGATTGCACCGGAAGGCTATGGAGAGATTATCGGCGGCGGCCAGCGTGAGGACGATTATGATAGACTGCTGGGTAAACTTCATGCACATGGTTTGAATGTGGAGCCATTCGAGTGGTATCTTGATCTCCGTAAATTCGGTACGGTTCCGCATGCTGGTTTCGGTATGGGAATCGAAAGAACAGTGGCATGGATTTGCGGTTTAAAACATGTCCGTGAAACCATACCGTTTCCCAGGCTGATGGATCGCATCAGACCATGA
- a CDS encoding pitrilysin family protein: MDSLVKKTVFPNGLKVVTERIPYVRSVSLGVWINAGSRTDTIEEMGMAHFIEHMLFKGTEKRTVFDIADSLESLGGSLNAFTSRDMTCYYAAVLDEHLVQAVDVLSDILCNSLFVPDEIEREKLVVLEEIRSSQDIPEELVQDIFGDCVLNPDAAAKPIMGTFETVENYQRPGILEYMKLHYTTHNIVIAAAGNFEHDKLIELVSSCFRFNESNACVAKQEVTPNNDSKIILQKDILQSHLCIGGRTFGYADERRTALWLINTILGSGMSSRLFQSIREKHGLSYTIYSYVELLQSLGFITTYAATEKKNLDRTLELILEEYNRMSEQAIDEDTIKRVKSQLKGSLVLSLESTANRMSRLAKQEILLDTYYNINDTMAQIDAVTTAQIKEAAVEIFDICNLKTVVVTY; the protein is encoded by the coding sequence ATGGATAGCCTGGTAAAAAAAACCGTTTTCCCAAACGGATTGAAGGTTGTCACGGAGCGAATTCCCTATGTTCGCTCCGTTTCTCTTGGTGTCTGGATAAATGCCGGTTCCCGGACTGACACAATTGAAGAGATGGGTATGGCGCATTTCATCGAGCATATGCTGTTCAAGGGTACGGAAAAGCGAACTGTTTTCGATATAGCCGATTCACTTGAATCGCTTGGGGGATCGCTGAATGCCTTCACTTCCCGTGATATGACATGCTATTATGCGGCAGTCCTTGACGAACACCTCGTCCAGGCAGTGGATGTGCTCTCCGACATACTATGCAATTCGCTATTCGTACCTGATGAAATCGAGCGTGAAAAGCTGGTGGTGCTTGAAGAAATCCGCTCATCGCAAGATATACCGGAAGAGCTCGTTCAGGATATATTCGGCGATTGCGTCCTTAATCCCGATGCGGCGGCTAAGCCGATCATGGGGACATTCGAAACGGTAGAAAACTATCAGCGGCCCGGCATTCTGGAGTATATGAAACTCCATTACACTACCCATAATATCGTGATTGCAGCGGCAGGAAATTTCGAACATGACAAACTTATTGAGCTGGTATCTTCTTGTTTTAGATTTAATGAATCCAATGCATGCGTTGCCAAACAGGAAGTTACGCCGAATAATGATTCAAAAATCATCCTGCAGAAGGATATTTTGCAATCGCACCTGTGCATCGGCGGGAGAACATTCGGATATGCCGACGAGCGCCGTACCGCTCTCTGGCTTATCAACACCATCCTTGGAAGCGGCATGTCAAGCCGTCTTTTCCAGAGTATTCGGGAAAAACACGGTTTGTCATATACTATTTACTCATATGTGGAATTGCTTCAGTCGCTGGGATTTATAACGACATATGCAGCGACGGAAAAAAAGAATTTAGATCGGACGCTGGAATTAATACTTGAAGAGTACAATCGAATGTCGGAACAAGCTATAGATGAAGACACCATTAAGCGCGTCAAGTCGCAATTAAAGGGAAGCTTGGTATTGAGCCTGGAAAGTACGGCAAATCGTATGAGCCGTCTGGCAAAACAGGAAATTCTCTTAGATACCTATTACAACATCAATGACACGATGGCCCAGATTGATGCAGTCACCACCGCCCAGATCAAAGAAGCGGCAGTGGAAATATTCGATATCTGCAATTTAAAAACAGTTGTTGTAACATATTAA
- a CDS encoding polyribonucleotide nucleotidyltransferase yields the protein MNKTVSKQIGNHLLTLETGKLAKQADGAVVVKYGDSTILATVCVDRSSDTNKDFLPLTVEYREKSYAIGKIPGNFFRREGRPNTKEILSSRQIDRPLRPLFPKGFCNEIQIIVTVLSADQENDQDVLGLIGSSAACAISPIPLKKVVSGVHVGYINGEYIINPTFKQLAESEIDIVVAGSDSDIMMVEGSGQEVSEDIMIGALEFAKGYIREICDLQREFCEGITEPPMECVLNLPADEMSADIQGTYYEDIKKAILIADKHSRHDAMADIYQNLSASFAEKYPDCELKLKMALAEVEGTVMRDLILMDHVRIDGRSMKEIRPITCEVGVLPRTHGSALFTRGQTQSLSVVTLGTKLDERMIEDLEGTSFKSYMLDYNFMPFSVGEVRQFRGTSRRETGHGHLAETSIAPIIPSEEVFPYTIRVVSDILESNGSSSMATVCAGSMSLMDAGVPVKTAVAGIAMGLVKENDEYVVLSDIIGDEDHLGDMDFKIAGTAQGITAIQMDIKIDGLTMNIMSEALGQARDGREHILGIMNKTISAPRESISQYAPSIITMKIAVNKIGAVIGQGGKTIKGIQEQTGATINIEDDGTVVIAAVDMTAGQAAYDMIFALVEEPEIGKIYKGTVKRTTNFGAFVEIMPGKEALIHISELDHHRVKTVEDVVKVGDVIDCKVIGIDDQGKVKCSRKQAMPVNT from the coding sequence ATGAATAAAACAGTAAGTAAACAAATTGGAAATCACCTTCTCACTCTCGAAACCGGAAAACTGGCAAAACAAGCAGACGGGGCTGTGGTGGTGAAATACGGTGATTCTACAATATTGGCAACGGTTTGTGTGGACAGAAGCTCCGATACGAACAAGGATTTTCTGCCTCTGACTGTAGAATACCGTGAGAAATCGTATGCCATCGGAAAAATCCCCGGGAATTTTTTCCGAAGAGAAGGAAGACCGAACACGAAGGAGATTCTCAGCTCCCGACAGATAGATCGTCCCCTCCGTCCTCTTTTTCCGAAAGGATTCTGCAATGAGATACAGATAATTGTCACTGTTCTCTCCGCAGACCAGGAAAACGATCAGGATGTTTTGGGGCTGATCGGCAGCTCGGCTGCCTGCGCCATATCTCCGATTCCTCTGAAAAAGGTGGTGAGCGGGGTACATGTTGGATATATCAACGGTGAGTACATCATTAATCCCACATTCAAACAGCTCGCGGAAAGCGAGATCGATATCGTGGTTGCCGGTTCAGACAGCGATATCATGATGGTGGAAGGAAGCGGCCAGGAAGTATCTGAAGATATCATGATCGGCGCTTTGGAATTCGCCAAAGGCTATATCCGCGAGATATGCGATCTCCAGCGCGAATTCTGCGAGGGAATCACGGAACCGCCTATGGAATGTGTGCTCAATCTTCCGGCGGATGAAATGTCAGCCGACATCCAGGGAACGTACTACGAGGATATCAAAAAGGCCATCCTGATTGCGGATAAACATTCCCGTCATGATGCGATGGCTGACATATATCAGAATCTCAGCGCTTCCTTCGCGGAAAAATACCCTGATTGCGAACTCAAGCTTAAAATGGCGCTGGCAGAGGTTGAAGGGACAGTAATGCGCGATTTGATTCTCATGGATCATGTACGCATTGACGGCCGGTCCATGAAAGAGATACGTCCCATAACGTGTGAAGTGGGTGTTCTGCCTCGCACGCACGGTTCGGCTCTCTTCACCCGGGGGCAGACCCAGTCTCTTTCTGTGGTAACTCTCGGAACGAAGCTGGATGAGCGGATGATCGAGGACCTTGAAGGCACCAGCTTCAAAAGCTATATGCTCGACTACAACTTCATGCCTTTCAGCGTCGGGGAAGTACGCCAGTTTCGGGGAACCAGCCGCCGTGAGACCGGCCACGGACACCTTGCCGAAACATCAATAGCTCCTATAATCCCCTCTGAAGAGGTTTTCCCCTATACCATACGGGTTGTTTCCGACATACTCGAATCCAATGGATCATCCTCCATGGCCACGGTATGCGCCGGCTCGATGTCTCTCATGGATGCCGGAGTACCTGTCAAGACCGCAGTAGCCGGAATCGCCATGGGGCTGGTGAAGGAAAACGATGAGTATGTCGTTCTCTCGGATATTATCGGCGATGAGGATCATCTTGGGGATATGGATTTTAAAATCGCCGGAACGGCTCAAGGTATCACTGCTATCCAGATGGATATCAAGATCGACGGCCTTACCATGAACATCATGTCCGAAGCTCTCGGCCAGGCAAGAGATGGACGTGAGCACATACTTGGCATCATGAATAAAACCATTTCCGCTCCCCGTGAAAGCATCTCACAATATGCTCCAAGCATCATCACTATGAAAATCGCGGTAAATAAGATTGGCGCGGTGATAGGGCAGGGGGGCAAGACGATCAAAGGTATCCAGGAACAAACCGGCGCAACCATCAACATCGAGGATGACGGCACGGTGGTGATTGCGGCGGTTGACATGACCGCCGGTCAGGCTGCCTACGATATGATTTTTGCCCTGGTGGAAGAGCCGGAAATAGGGAAAATCTATAAAGGAACGGTAAAACGCACCACAAACTTCGGCGCCTTTGTTGAAATCATGCCCGGCAAGGAGGCTCTGATTCACATTTCGGAACTGGATCACCACCGGGTAAAAACAGTCGAAGATGTAGTAAAAGTCGGAGATGTCATTGATTGTAAAGTGATCGGCATCGACGATCAGGGTAAAGTAAAATGCAGCCGCAAGCAAGCGATGCCGGTTAATACCTGA
- the rpsO gene encoding 30S ribosomal protein S15 produces MAITKELKMEYTEKFGADAKDTGNSKVQVAILTYRIQDLTEHLKTHTKDNHTRLGLLKLVGKRRRLLRYLEESDVSVYRSLIKELGIRK; encoded by the coding sequence ATGGCCATTACGAAAGAGCTGAAAATGGAGTACACCGAAAAGTTCGGCGCCGATGCCAAAGATACCGGCAATTCCAAAGTGCAGGTGGCGATTTTAACCTACCGTATTCAAGACCTTACCGAGCATCTCAAGACTCACACCAAGGATAATCATACCCGTCTGGGGCTCTTGAAGCTGGTAGGGAAGAGGCGCAGGCTTCTCAGATACCTTGAAGAATCGGATGTCTCGGTATATCGCTCACTGATAAAAGAACTCGGAATCCGGAAATAA
- a CDS encoding bifunctional riboflavin kinase/FAD synthetase, translated as MHSTVTLGTFDGVHIGHRHILQRVVEHARKTGEKAVVVTFDRHPAAVLNPEASPGMLTTQAEKMELFAEAGIDSTFILTFTKQIAQMSADRFMKDYFIDCLGMACFIVGYDHGFGKDRKASTKELREYSRKLNFCLEIVKPVVRGGTIVKSTTIRVLIQEGKVRSASTLLGRDYSLRGKVIHGLGMGKKIGIQTANLLLEDPEKILPLAGVYSGWVEFDGKRLSALIAIGPRPTFGETEEAIEVHIPGYTGDLYDQKLHIGFSDRLREIIKFDSPESLVEQIKRDIEITKKINHKYADKKEKKQQWPLRKS; from the coding sequence ATGCATTCGACGGTAACGCTGGGAACATTCGATGGTGTTCATATCGGGCACAGACACATTTTACAGCGGGTAGTCGAACATGCGCGAAAAACCGGCGAAAAAGCGGTGGTCGTTACGTTCGACCGGCATCCTGCCGCGGTATTGAACCCGGAAGCTTCTCCCGGTATGTTGACCACTCAGGCCGAGAAGATGGAACTATTCGCGGAAGCAGGCATTGACAGTACTTTTATCCTCACTTTCACCAAACAGATTGCGCAAATGAGCGCCGATCGTTTCATGAAAGATTACTTCATCGACTGCCTGGGAATGGCCTGCTTCATTGTCGGCTATGATCATGGTTTCGGCAAGGATCGGAAGGCATCTACAAAAGAGCTCCGTGAGTATTCAAGAAAATTGAATTTTTGCCTGGAGATTGTGAAACCTGTGGTTCGCGGCGGGACAATTGTGAAAAGTACCACCATACGCGTATTGATTCAGGAGGGGAAAGTCCGTTCGGCTTCGACTCTCCTCGGCCGGGATTACTCTTTAAGAGGGAAAGTTATCCATGGCTTGGGAATGGGAAAAAAGATAGGAATTCAGACCGCAAACCTTCTTTTGGAAGATCCTGAGAAAATTCTTCCCCTTGCCGGTGTATATTCCGGGTGGGTAGAATTTGATGGGAAGCGGCTTTCCGCGTTGATCGCGATAGGCCCGCGGCCAACATTCGGCGAGACTGAAGAAGCCATCGAAGTACATATTCCCGGGTATACCGGCGATTTGTACGATCAGAAACTTCACATCGGTTTTTCCGACAGGCTGCGGGAGATAATAAAATTTGACTCGCCGGAATCATTAGTGGAACAGATAAAGAGAGACATCGAAATCACAAAGAAAATCAACCATAAATACGCTGATAAAAAGGAGAAGAAGCAGCAATGGCCATTACGAAAGAGCTGA
- the truB gene encoding tRNA pseudouridine(55) synthase TruB, with protein MNKPSGWTSHDVVKKTRIILGGIKVGHTGTLDPMATGVMILLIGKATRLARLFEQDTKRYRAEITFGRSTDTYDRTGETTAVGDAAQVDRAILEKCIYNLKGASEQLPPMYSAVKVEGKKLYQLARSGKTVERKPRKIFISSISASMDEFPRIVLDIECSKGTYIRAIAHNLGETAGCPAHLSALSRTACGKYTLDVAVDFLSIVHAPAEDVFKLIKPVAEEPTTV; from the coding sequence GTGAATAAACCGTCCGGCTGGACTTCACATGATGTAGTGAAAAAAACGAGGATAATACTGGGGGGAATAAAAGTCGGCCATACCGGCACTCTCGATCCGATGGCCACCGGCGTGATGATTCTCCTCATTGGAAAGGCCACCCGCCTGGCGCGTCTTTTTGAACAGGATACCAAAAGATATCGGGCGGAAATAACCTTCGGGAGATCGACCGATACCTATGATCGAACCGGTGAAACCACTGCGGTTGGCGATGCGGCGCAGGTTGATCGGGCAATCCTGGAAAAGTGCATATATAACCTGAAGGGAGCATCGGAGCAACTGCCCCCGATGTACTCAGCGGTCAAAGTGGAAGGTAAGAAGCTTTATCAGCTTGCACGGTCCGGGAAAACCGTAGAACGAAAACCCAGGAAAATATTCATCAGCTCCATCAGTGCGAGCATGGATGAATTTCCCAGGATTGTTTTAGATATAGAATGCTCGAAGGGAACGTATATTCGTGCGATCGCCCATAATCTGGGAGAAACGGCGGGCTGTCCGGCGCACCTTTCGGCTCTCTCGCGGACGGCCTGCGGTAAATACACACTAGATGTCGCGGTCGATTTTCTTTCGATTGTACACGCGCCCGCCGAAGATGTTTTTAAACTGATCAAACCGGTAGCGGAAGAGCCTACAACAGTATGA
- the rbfA gene encoding 30S ribosome-binding factor RbfA, translating to MHRFNRSDRVSNLVHREISEIIEFELKDTHIGMVTVTGVEMSKDLKNAKVFFGVLGDEADVQSSIDALNNATGFIRARLRERVVLKRIPMLSFAYDSSTVHGMHIDKLFDEINKQKL from the coding sequence ATGCATAGATTTAATCGTTCTGACCGCGTATCCAATCTTGTTCATAGAGAAATTTCAGAGATTATCGAGTTCGAGTTGAAAGACACCCATATTGGCATGGTGACCGTGACCGGGGTGGAAATGAGCAAAGATTTGAAAAACGCCAAGGTATTTTTCGGCGTTCTCGGTGATGAGGCAGATGTGCAATCAAGTATCGATGCGCTCAACAACGCCACAGGCTTCATCCGCGCCCGCCTCCGCGAAAGGGTTGTTCTGAAGCGGATTCCCATGCTTTCGTTTGCATATGATTCTTCGACTGTACATGGAATGCATATTGACAAGCTTTTCGATGAAATCAATAAGCAGAAATTGTGA
- a CDS encoding DUF503 domain-containing protein, which translates to MVVGILRIELFIPESASLKSKRFAIKSIKDRLRSRFNVSVAEVDNGDKWQRASLGVAAVSNETRHIDSIMGNVMNLVHGDRRVEVLEATVNYI; encoded by the coding sequence ATGGTGGTTGGTATTTTACGCATAGAACTTTTCATACCGGAAAGCGCTTCCCTTAAATCCAAACGGTTTGCCATAAAGAGCATCAAAGATCGTCTGCGGAGCCGTTTCAACGTTTCGGTCGCCGAAGTCGATAATGGTGACAAATGGCAGCGTGCATCTCTGGGTGTAGCGGCTGTATCAAATGAAACGCGCCATATTGACAGTATAATGGGTAATGTGATGAACCTTGTTCATGGCGACCGACGAGTGGAAGTTCTTGAAGCAACGGTTAATTACATATAA
- the infB gene encoding translation initiation factor IF-2, giving the protein MEKKRVYQVAKDFHISSEALVSMLKELKFDVKSHMSIVTNEMHDNIKRQFEKQHEAAVKDIEKKTKIVDAIEKKVPEGVVEKPAPSKRRKKRRRQQKPETEEHKAAQPVQKARPVQKVKASLKERSPKTQKEYLEEKKSRAKSRKRKKKVDMAVVQDTFKKTLVSISTDTRKQKKSHPRRAVKDAVEEDQNIVKVSEYVSVAELAVQMGVPVNALVAKCLQMGMLVSINQRLDMDTIVLLADEFGFTVEQLGEYAEDELITREREEEEEEKKIPRPPVVTVMGHVDHGKTSLLDRIRNSNITGSESGGITQHIGAYSVTLPKGPKITFIDTPGHKAFTAMRARGAQVTDIVILVVAADDSVMPQTIEAIDHAKAAGVPIIIAINKIDLPGADPEKIRSDLSRHNILVEDWGGSFQCQEISAKKGVNIERLLEKVVLEAEILELKADPTKKANGVIIDSKLDRGRGALATVLIQNGTLHVGDSFITGMITGRVRAMVNEFGGRISSAGPSQPVLIFGMDGVPKAGDTFHIVDSEVEAREIAQRRRVMKREQDFRRLKRITLSDIYDKIKDGEIKDLNLIIKADVDGSVEALSDSLSQITHQEVRVRIIHQGVGGINENDVLLAAASGAIIIGFHIRPTHAARALAENENVEIKLYEVIYEVLDDVKNALSGLLAPKITEKIIGTAEIRNMFRVPKYGNIAGCYVTFGTIKRNNKVRLIRDNIEVYTTKIGSLKRFKEDVSEVNQGYECGISIVGYDDFKLGDIFESIEMIEEARTL; this is encoded by the coding sequence ATGGAAAAAAAACGTGTGTATCAGGTAGCCAAGGACTTTCATATCTCCTCCGAAGCTCTTGTTTCTATGCTGAAAGAATTAAAATTCGATGTTAAGAGTCATATGAGTATTGTCACAAATGAAATGCATGATAATATAAAACGTCAGTTTGAGAAACAACATGAGGCTGCAGTTAAAGATATAGAAAAGAAAACCAAAATTGTCGATGCGATAGAAAAAAAAGTTCCCGAAGGTGTGGTCGAAAAACCTGCTCCTTCCAAACGCAGAAAAAAAAGAAGAAGACAGCAGAAACCTGAGACGGAAGAGCATAAAGCCGCCCAACCAGTTCAGAAAGCAAGGCCAGTCCAGAAGGTAAAGGCCAGCCTGAAGGAACGTTCCCCAAAAACCCAGAAGGAATATCTCGAAGAAAAGAAAAGCCGCGCCAAATCCCGTAAACGTAAGAAAAAAGTAGATATGGCGGTGGTGCAGGATACATTCAAAAAAACCCTGGTCAGCATCAGCACAGATACACGTAAACAGAAGAAATCTCATCCCAGACGCGCGGTAAAGGATGCAGTAGAAGAAGACCAGAATATTGTTAAGGTCAGCGAGTATGTTTCTGTCGCTGAATTGGCCGTTCAGATGGGGGTTCCGGTCAATGCCCTGGTGGCCAAGTGCCTGCAGATGGGGATGCTGGTTTCCATCAATCAACGGCTGGATATGGATACCATTGTACTCTTGGCCGATGAATTCGGTTTCACGGTAGAACAGCTGGGCGAATATGCCGAAGACGAATTGATAACCCGTGAACGCGAAGAAGAAGAGGAAGAAAAGAAAATTCCCCGCCCGCCGGTGGTTACCGTGATGGGACATGTGGATCACGGTAAGACTTCCCTCCTCGACCGCATTCGCAATTCCAATATTACCGGAAGTGAATCTGGGGGCATTACACAGCATATCGGCGCTTATTCGGTTACCCTCCCGAAAGGCCCGAAAATCACCTTCATCGATACACCCGGTCACAAAGCGTTTACAGCCATGCGCGCCCGTGGGGCGCAGGTAACCGATATTGTAATTCTGGTGGTTGCGGCGGACGACAGCGTCATGCCGCAAACCATCGAAGCCATTGACCACGCCAAAGCGGCGGGTGTTCCCATCATAATCGCCATAAACAAGATTGACCTTCCTGGGGCTGATCCTGAAAAGATCAGATCCGATCTATCCCGGCATAACATTCTCGTGGAAGACTGGGGCGGTTCGTTCCAGTGCCAGGAGATTTCCGCCAAAAAGGGAGTTAATATCGAAAGGCTCCTGGAGAAGGTAGTTCTCGAAGCGGAGATCCTTGAATTGAAAGCCGACCCGACCAAAAAAGCTAACGGGGTGATCATTGATTCCAAGCTTGATCGGGGGCGAGGAGCTCTGGCCACAGTGCTGATCCAGAACGGCACCCTGCATGTCGGAGATTCCTTCATCACCGGAATGATCACCGGCCGCGTCCGGGCGATGGTCAATGAATTCGGCGGAAGGATATCCAGCGCCGGACCTTCACAGCCTGTGCTCATTTTTGGCATGGACGGAGTGCCAAAAGCGGGGGATACTTTTCATATAGTGGATAGTGAAGTGGAAGCGCGTGAAATCGCCCAGCGCCGCCGTGTCATGAAACGGGAGCAGGATTTCCGGAGATTGAAACGGATTACCCTTTCCGATATTTACGATAAGATCAAGGATGGGGAGATCAAGGATTTGAACCTGATCATCAAAGCCGATGTCGATGGGTCGGTGGAAGCGCTTTCCGATTCTCTCTCGCAAATTACCCATCAGGAAGTGAGGGTAAGGATTATTCACCAGGGAGTGGGAGGAATCAATGAAAATGACGTACTCCTTGCCGCGGCTTCCGGGGCGATCATCATTGGATTCCATATCCGCCCGACCCATGCGGCCCGGGCCCTGGCAGAAAATGAGAACGTGGAGATAAAGCTTTATGAGGTTATTTACGAGGTCCTGGACGATGTGAAGAACGCTTTGAGCGGTCTTTTGGCGCCGAAAATCACTGAAAAAATAATAGGCACCGCTGAGATACGGAACATGTTCAGGGTACCTAAATACGGGAACATTGCCGGTTGTTATGTAACTTTCGGGACAATAAAACGCAATAACAAAGTGCGATTGATTCGGGATAATATCGAAGTATATACCACGAAAATCGGATCCCTCAAACGCTTCAAGGAAGATGTATCAGAAGTGAATCAGGGATATGAATGCGGGATCAGCATTGTCGGATATGATGATTTCAAGCTGGGCGATATCTTCGAATCGATCGAAATGATCGAAGAAGCACGGACGCTATAA